In Bacillus sp. SB49, a single window of DNA contains:
- a CDS encoding YhcN/YlaJ family sporulation lipoprotein has translation MKKLLLTTALLFTAACQQQSGEESLLQERQGETELKYVTDSDPVERKNLTSQQAARHLAKIAVEVPDVHDATAIVLGNYVAVGIDVDKDLDRSRVGVIKYSVAEALKHDPYGKQAAVIADADGVERLRGLGRKIAEGHPVEGVTDELSQIVARYMPEGPINEKPQTNTNEETIPKDKKENLEDVQKKQSKDH, from the coding sequence GTGAAAAAACTTCTATTGACAACTGCGCTGCTGTTTACAGCCGCCTGTCAGCAGCAATCCGGTGAAGAGTCGCTGCTTCAGGAACGACAGGGTGAGACGGAACTGAAATATGTGACGGACTCGGATCCGGTGGAAAGAAAGAACTTAACGAGCCAGCAGGCAGCCCGGCATTTGGCGAAAATTGCCGTAGAGGTTCCTGACGTCCATGATGCGACAGCGATCGTACTTGGTAACTATGTAGCCGTCGGCATTGATGTGGACAAGGATTTGGACCGCTCCCGCGTCGGGGTCATTAAGTATTCCGTCGCTGAAGCGCTCAAGCATGATCCGTACGGCAAGCAGGCAGCCGTCATTGCCGATGCAGACGGGGTCGAACGCCTTCGAGGACTTGGCAGAAAGATTGCTGAAGGACATCCGGTCGAAGGTGTGACGGATGAACTGAGCCAGATTGTCGCCAGGTACATGCCCGAAGGTCCGATTAACGAAAAACCGCAAACAAATACAAACGAAGAAACGATACCAAAAGATAAAAAAGAGAATCTGGAAGATGTCCAAAAGAAACAGTCGAAGGATCATTAA
- the glsA gene encoding glutaminase A: protein MKKDITEQELSGWLDNVRPYAYDGQVANYIPALSRQDPEDLAVAIHYVNGESVEAGKTEVRFTLQSISKVIALALALMDNGESYVFDRVGMEPTGDPFHSIYRLEQIPSKPLNPMINAGALAVTNMIHGDTPDEKVGRLLSFMHELTDDHSITYNEEVAGSEFETAFLNRSLLFYMKQHRIVTGSVEETLDAYTKQCAIEVNVCQLARIGALLANGGVDIQSGRRIIPKHLARICKTFMVTCGMYDASGSFAIKVGIPAKSGVSGSVLASLNHFGGIAVYGPSLDEKGNSVVGLKLLEILSNRYDLSIF from the coding sequence TTGAAAAAAGATATTACCGAACAGGAATTATCCGGATGGCTGGATAATGTCCGGCCCTATGCCTATGACGGACAAGTAGCCAACTATATCCCAGCCTTATCACGCCAGGACCCCGAAGATCTGGCAGTTGCCATCCATTATGTAAATGGAGAATCGGTGGAAGCAGGTAAAACAGAGGTCCGGTTCACTTTGCAGAGTATTTCCAAAGTGATTGCACTTGCGCTTGCATTGATGGATAACGGGGAATCCTACGTTTTTGACCGTGTCGGAATGGAACCGACGGGGGATCCATTCCACTCGATCTACCGTTTGGAACAAATACCTTCTAAACCGCTTAACCCAATGATTAATGCAGGAGCGCTTGCGGTTACAAATATGATTCACGGAGACACACCGGATGAGAAAGTGGGGAGGCTGCTCAGTTTCATGCATGAACTGACGGATGATCACTCCATTACGTACAATGAGGAAGTTGCCGGCTCTGAATTTGAAACAGCCTTTCTCAACCGATCCCTCCTTTTCTATATGAAGCAGCATAGAATTGTCACGGGAAGTGTGGAAGAGACACTCGATGCATACACGAAGCAGTGTGCGATAGAGGTCAATGTCTGCCAGCTGGCAAGAATCGGTGCCCTCCTTGCAAACGGCGGGGTGGATATTCAATCCGGAAGGCGGATTATTCCGAAACACCTGGCCAGAATATGTAAAACATTTATGGTTACGTGTGGGATGTACGATGCTTCCGGTTCCTTTGCGATTAAAGTGGGCATCCCTGCGAAGAGTGGTGTTTCCGGATCGGTGCTTGCTTCCTTAAATCATTTTGGAGGGATAGCGGTTTACGGACCAAGCCTTGATGAGAAGGGAAACAGCGTCGTCGGGCTGAAGCTGCTGGAGATCCTCTCCAACCGTTATGACCTGTCCATTTTTTGA
- a CDS encoding YlaN family protein: protein MLSDVAVDHREKAYALLKADADKILQLIKVQMDNLTMPQCPLYEEVLDTQMFGLSREIHFAVRLNLISDEEGKQLLDNLEKQLNVLHEASQKS, encoded by the coding sequence ATGTTGTCTGATGTGGCTGTGGATCATCGTGAGAAAGCCTATGCCCTTCTTAAAGCTGATGCTGATAAAATTCTACAGTTGATTAAAGTACAGATGGACAATCTGACAATGCCTCAGTGTCCACTTTATGAAGAGGTTTTAGATACACAGATGTTCGGTTTATCCAGGGAAATCCACTTTGCGGTCCGGCTGAACCTGATTAGTGATGAAGAGGGAAAACAGCTGTTGGATAATTTGGAAAAACAATTGAATGTACTGCACGAGGCTTCTCAAAAGTCTTGA
- the pyc gene encoding pyruvate carboxylase yields MAQVKKINKVLVANRGEIAIRVFRACTELNIRTVAVYSQEDTGSYHRYKADEAYLVGAGKKPIDAYLDIEGIIEIAKSVGVDAIHPGYGFLSENIQFARRCEEEGITFIGPTSQHLSMFGDKVKARYQAVQADIPVIPGSDGPVSGLDEIRAFGDKHGYPLMIKASMGGGGRGMRVVRSRETLEDSYDRARSEAKAAFGSDEVYVEKLIEEPKHIEVQIMGDHEGNVIHLYERDCSVQRRHQKVVEVAPSVNLSDDLRERICAAAVKLMDNVQYVNAGTVEFLVTGDDFYFIEVNPRVQVEHTITEMITGVDIVQTQILLAEGYGLHSDRVSIPHQDEIKPHGYAIQSRVTTEDPLNNFMPDTGKIMAYRSGGGFGVRLDAGNAFHGSVISPYYDSLLVKLSTWALSFDQAANKMVRNLKEFRIRGIKTNIPFLENVVQHKQFLSGEYDTTFIDRSPELFVFPKRKDRGTKMLSYIADRTINGFEGYGNRKKPPFQKPRVPEVKYSEPVPEGSKQILDERGPEGLAEWLKERKDVLLTDTTFRDAHQSLLATRVRTKDLENIAEPTARLLPDLFSLEMWGGATFDVSYRFLKEDPWERLLKLRQKAPNVLFQMLLRSSNAVGYKNYPDNLIREFVEKSANAGIDVFRIFDSLNWVEGMKLTIDAVRESGKVAEAAICYTGDILDESRPKYDLNYYKRIAKELEEAGAHILGIKDMAGLLKPEAAYQLITALKETVDIPIHLHTHDTSGNGLFTYARAVEAGVDVVDVAAGSMAGLTSQPSANSLYYALEGSERKPDVNIKAYEELGKYWEDIRKYYQDFESGMMAPHTEVYEHEMPGGQYSNLQQQAKAVGLGNRWEEVKTMYRRVNDMFGDIVKVTPSSKVVGDMALYMVQNDLNEDDVYDKGDTLDFPDSVVELFQGYLGQPYGGFPQELQRIILKGREPITVRPGELLEPVDFTDLKETLFHKLDRPVTSFDMISYALYPKVFMDYHGFTEQYGDMSVLDTPTFFYGMRLGEEIEVEIEQGKTLIVKLVSVGEPQIDGTRVIYFELNGQPREVVVRDENVKAAVDERPRADKSNNKHIGASMPGTVVKVLSSKGEDVKKGDHLMITEAMKMETTVQAPFDGKIKDVYVSNNDAIHVGDLLIEFE; encoded by the coding sequence ATGGCACAAGTGAAAAAAATCAACAAAGTTCTTGTAGCGAACCGTGGGGAGATCGCGATTCGTGTATTCCGCGCGTGTACGGAACTGAATATCCGTACGGTCGCCGTCTATTCTCAGGAGGATACAGGCTCCTATCATCGGTATAAGGCGGATGAAGCCTATCTTGTCGGGGCAGGTAAGAAGCCTATTGATGCTTACCTGGACATTGAAGGAATCATCGAAATCGCGAAAAGTGTTGGAGTAGATGCCATCCACCCGGGCTATGGCTTTCTATCAGAGAACATTCAATTTGCCCGTCGATGTGAAGAAGAGGGAATTACGTTCATCGGCCCGACCAGCCAACATTTGAGCATGTTCGGGGATAAGGTGAAAGCCCGTTACCAGGCGGTTCAAGCGGATATTCCCGTCATTCCCGGGAGCGATGGTCCTGTAAGCGGTTTGGATGAGATACGAGCCTTTGGTGACAAACACGGCTATCCGTTAATGATCAAGGCATCCATGGGCGGCGGCGGCCGGGGCATGCGGGTCGTCCGCAGTAGAGAGACCCTGGAAGATTCTTATGACCGTGCCCGCTCGGAAGCGAAGGCTGCCTTCGGAAGTGATGAAGTATATGTAGAGAAGCTGATTGAAGAGCCGAAGCACATCGAAGTGCAGATCATGGGGGATCATGAAGGCAACGTCATCCACTTATACGAGCGTGATTGCTCTGTCCAGCGCCGTCACCAGAAGGTGGTGGAAGTGGCTCCGAGTGTTAATCTTTCAGATGATCTCCGGGAGCGGATTTGTGCTGCAGCGGTTAAATTAATGGACAATGTCCAATATGTCAATGCTGGAACAGTTGAGTTCCTTGTTACCGGCGATGACTTTTATTTTATAGAAGTAAACCCTCGTGTTCAGGTAGAGCATACGATCACAGAAATGATTACAGGTGTGGATATCGTCCAGACCCAAATTCTTTTAGCGGAAGGGTACGGACTACATAGTGACCGGGTCAGCATTCCTCATCAGGATGAAATCAAACCGCACGGTTACGCGATCCAGTCCCGTGTTACGACAGAGGATCCGTTAAACAACTTCATGCCGGATACAGGGAAGATCATGGCTTACCGGTCCGGAGGAGGTTTCGGGGTTCGTCTCGATGCAGGGAATGCGTTTCATGGTTCCGTCATTTCCCCTTACTATGATTCCCTGCTTGTGAAGTTGTCCACATGGGCACTGAGCTTCGATCAGGCAGCGAATAAGATGGTCCGTAATTTGAAAGAGTTCCGGATCCGCGGTATTAAAACGAATATTCCTTTTCTTGAGAATGTCGTTCAGCACAAGCAGTTCCTGTCAGGCGAATATGATACCACCTTCATCGACCGTTCACCGGAACTATTTGTATTTCCTAAGCGGAAAGACCGTGGTACGAAGATGCTTTCCTATATTGCCGATCGGACGATCAACGGTTTTGAAGGGTACGGCAACCGGAAGAAACCTCCATTTCAGAAGCCCAGGGTTCCCGAAGTCAAATACTCCGAACCTGTGCCGGAGGGATCAAAGCAAATTCTTGATGAACGCGGCCCGGAAGGACTTGCTGAATGGCTGAAGGAACGGAAGGATGTGCTCCTCACCGATACGACGTTCCGTGATGCTCACCAGTCGCTCCTTGCCACAAGAGTAAGAACGAAAGACCTTGAAAACATCGCAGAGCCTACTGCACGCCTGCTTCCAGATTTATTCTCCTTGGAGATGTGGGGAGGAGCCACCTTTGATGTATCTTATCGATTCCTCAAAGAAGATCCTTGGGAGCGTCTATTAAAGCTGCGTCAAAAAGCACCGAACGTATTGTTCCAAATGCTCCTTCGTTCATCCAACGCGGTCGGATACAAAAATTATCCGGACAACCTCATCCGTGAGTTCGTGGAGAAAAGTGCAAATGCCGGAATCGATGTATTCCGTATTTTCGACTCTTTGAACTGGGTGGAAGGAATGAAGCTGACCATAGATGCGGTGCGTGAAAGCGGCAAAGTAGCAGAAGCAGCCATCTGTTACACAGGAGACATTCTCGACGAAAGCCGTCCGAAGTACGATCTGAATTACTATAAGCGGATTGCCAAGGAATTGGAAGAGGCTGGTGCCCACATTTTAGGAATCAAGGATATGGCAGGGCTGCTTAAGCCGGAAGCCGCTTATCAATTGATCACAGCTCTCAAAGAGACGGTGGATATTCCGATCCATCTTCACACGCATGACACGAGCGGAAACGGCTTATTTACCTATGCCAGAGCGGTAGAAGCGGGTGTTGATGTAGTAGACGTTGCCGCAGGATCGATGGCCGGATTAACGTCACAACCGAGTGCGAACAGCCTTTATTATGCTTTGGAAGGCAGCGAAAGAAAGCCTGATGTCAACATCAAAGCTTATGAAGAGCTCGGGAAGTACTGGGAAGATATCAGAAAGTATTACCAGGATTTTGAAAGCGGTATGATGGCTCCACATACGGAAGTTTATGAGCATGAGATGCCAGGGGGGCAGTACAGCAACCTGCAGCAGCAGGCGAAAGCCGTCGGGCTTGGGAACAGATGGGAAGAAGTGAAGACGATGTACCGTCGTGTAAACGACATGTTCGGTGATATCGTCAAGGTAACACCGTCATCCAAAGTGGTCGGAGACATGGCCCTTTACATGGTTCAAAATGACTTAAACGAGGATGACGTATATGACAAAGGGGACACGCTTGACTTTCCGGACAGCGTGGTAGAGTTGTTCCAAGGCTATCTTGGACAGCCGTACGGTGGGTTTCCGCAGGAGCTCCAGCGTATTATTCTTAAAGGGCGGGAACCGATTACCGTACGCCCGGGAGAATTGCTGGAGCCGGTAGATTTCACGGATCTGAAAGAAACGCTGTTCCATAAACTCGACCGTCCGGTGACCAGCTTCGATATGATCAGCTATGCTCTTTATCCGAAAGTGTTCATGGATTATCATGGATTCACGGAACAGTACGGAGACATGTCTGTACTTGATACGCCGACATTCTTCTACGGAATGCGCCTCGGAGAGGAAATCGAAGTAGAGATCGAACAGGGAAAAACATTGATCGTCAAGCTCGTTTCTGTCGGAGAACCCCAGATCGACGGAACCCGCGTTATCTATTTTGAGCTGAACGGTCAGCCGCGTGAAGTCGTTGTACGTGATGAGAATGTGAAGGCGGCTGTTGATGAGCGTCCGAGAGCCGATAAATCAAATAATAAACATATAGGAGCGAGTATGCCTGGTACAGTCGTCAAAGTCCTTTCCAGCAAAGGAGAAGATGTAAAGAAGGGGGATCATCTGATGATCACCGAGGCCATGAAGATGGAAACGACGGTTCAAGCTCCATTCGACGGGAAAATCAAAGATGTTTATGTATCCAATAACGATGCGATTCATGTAGGAGATCTCCTCATCGAATTTGAATAA
- the coxB gene encoding cytochrome c oxidase subunit II produces the protein MRGWTNKFRSFLLLGFLTAFLSGCGEENLSALKPKGYGAELLLDLMLISIAIMIFVFVIVMAIYAFVLIRFREKKGQEHVIPKQTEGNKALEVIWTVIPIILLLVLAIPTVQATFDLADQSTQGDEGVVTIEVTGNQYWWHFNYPDQEIAVSQELYIPTGERVYLNMKSSDVIHSFWLPSIAGKMDTNPGENMNTMYLEANEEGVYWGHCAELCGPSHSLMDFRVVAVSPDEYDQWVEDMQNIDPEAAPETTSAQDGQKLFNDNCMSCHAIGGASAGVGPNLANFGNREKIAGILEPSKENLVDWIVQPDEVKPGNQMPSELVTEDEAADIADYLLQLQHSDVGSDVPTQSEDE, from the coding sequence ATGAGAGGTTGGACGAATAAGTTCCGTTCTTTCCTTTTACTCGGTTTTCTTACCGCGTTCCTTTCCGGATGTGGAGAAGAGAACCTTAGTGCCTTGAAACCGAAGGGGTATGGAGCGGAATTATTATTGGATCTTATGTTGATCAGTATTGCGATCATGATCTTTGTTTTTGTGATCGTTATGGCCATTTACGCCTTCGTTCTTATCCGTTTCAGGGAAAAGAAAGGACAGGAACACGTCATTCCGAAACAGACGGAAGGCAACAAGGCGCTGGAAGTGATCTGGACAGTCATTCCAATCATCCTTCTGCTTGTCCTGGCCATTCCTACCGTACAAGCGACTTTCGATCTTGCTGATCAATCCACTCAAGGGGATGAAGGGGTTGTGACGATCGAAGTCACCGGGAACCAATATTGGTGGCATTTCAATTACCCGGATCAGGAAATTGCCGTCAGTCAGGAGCTCTACATCCCGACAGGCGAGCGTGTCTACTTAAATATGAAATCCAGTGATGTCATCCACTCCTTCTGGCTTCCTTCCATCGCTGGAAAGATGGATACGAATCCAGGAGAGAATATGAACACCATGTACTTAGAAGCTAATGAAGAAGGGGTCTACTGGGGACACTGTGCCGAGCTTTGCGGCCCTTCCCACTCTTTGATGGATTTCCGCGTGGTGGCGGTCAGTCCGGATGAGTACGATCAGTGGGTGGAAGACATGCAGAATATTGATCCGGAAGCCGCTCCGGAGACGACATCCGCTCAGGATGGTCAGAAACTTTTCAATGATAACTGTATGAGCTGTCACGCTATCGGTGGAGCGTCTGCCGGTGTGGGGCCGAATCTGGCTAACTTCGGTAATCGGGAGAAGATTGCCGGTATATTAGAGCCTTCCAAGGAGAACCTCGTCGACTGGATCGTACAGCCGGATGAAGTGAAGCCTGGAAACCAGATGCCGTCCGAGCTTGTTACAGAAGATGAGGCAGCTGATATTGCCGATTACTTATTACAATTGCAGCACTCTGACGTGGGCAGTGATGTTCCGACACAGAGTGAGGACGAGTGA
- the ctaD gene encoding cytochrome c oxidase subunit I, giving the protein MSTAVAHKRGLGAAIWDYLTTVDHKKIAHLYLVAGGLFFLIGGLEAMIIRIQLMKPDNDFISAGLYNEMITMHGTTMIFLAAMPLIFALMNAVVPLQIGARDVAFPFLNSLGFWLFLFGGLMLNVSWFTGGAPDAGWTNYAPLSTTSPGHGVDYYVMGLQISGAGTLIGGINFLVTIVNMRAPGMTYMRMPLFTWSVFVTSTLILFAFPALTVGLFLMMFDRMFGSAFFDVALGGNVIIWEHLFWIFGHPEVYILILPLFGAFSDIFSTFSRKRLFGYSAMVFATVLIGFLGFMVWAHHMFTVGMGPIANSIFAVATMAIAVPTGIKIFNWLFTMWGGQIKMTSAMLWSVAFIPSFTIGGMTGVMLAAAAADYQYHDTYFVVGHFHYVIVGGVVFGLFAALHYWWPKMFGKVLNEKLGKLAFWPFFIGFHLTFFIQHFLGLMGMPRRYWVFLEGQGLETGNLISTVGAFLMAIGTVIFMINVIYTSVREKKVDGDPWGGRTLEWSIPSPPPHYNFVQTPLVRGLDPLWVEKMDGKEGMTPAEPLGDIHMPNASILPFTMSLGLFIAGFGFIYQVDDSSWLIAVFAGMGITLLSMLLRSVKDDLGHHIHKEELEEDIKKGVAKK; this is encoded by the coding sequence GTGAGTACTGCAGTAGCACACAAGCGAGGCCTCGGTGCTGCGATTTGGGATTATTTGACTACCGTAGACCACAAGAAGATCGCGCATCTTTATCTGGTTGCCGGAGGATTATTTTTCCTTATCGGCGGTCTGGAGGCCATGATTATAAGAATTCAGCTGATGAAACCGGACAACGATTTCATTTCGGCTGGACTATATAACGAAATGATCACGATGCATGGAACAACCATGATTTTCCTTGCGGCTATGCCGCTCATTTTCGCATTAATGAACGCCGTTGTACCGTTACAAATCGGGGCGCGGGACGTCGCCTTTCCATTTTTGAATTCTTTGGGATTCTGGCTTTTCCTGTTCGGCGGATTGATGCTGAATGTTTCCTGGTTCACAGGAGGAGCGCCGGATGCCGGTTGGACCAACTATGCACCGTTATCGACGACATCACCTGGTCACGGCGTTGACTACTATGTCATGGGTCTGCAGATATCAGGTGCCGGAACGTTGATCGGGGGGATCAACTTTCTCGTAACGATCGTCAATATGCGTGCGCCTGGTATGACGTATATGAGGATGCCGTTGTTCACATGGTCGGTCTTTGTGACAAGTACACTGATTTTGTTCGCCTTTCCGGCTTTGACGGTCGGTTTGTTCCTGATGATGTTCGATCGAATGTTCGGTTCTGCGTTCTTTGACGTCGCCCTCGGTGGTAACGTCATCATCTGGGAACACTTATTCTGGATTTTCGGACACCCGGAAGTCTATATCCTGATCCTGCCGCTGTTTGGTGCATTCAGTGATATCTTCTCGACGTTTTCCAGAAAGCGTTTGTTTGGATACTCCGCAATGGTATTTGCTACGGTATTGATCGGGTTCCTTGGATTCATGGTATGGGCCCACCATATGTTCACCGTCGGAATGGGACCGATTGCTAACTCCATTTTCGCCGTAGCTACGATGGCCATCGCGGTTCCGACCGGAATCAAAATATTCAACTGGCTCTTCACGATGTGGGGCGGCCAGATCAAGATGACCTCTGCAATGCTTTGGTCTGTCGCCTTCATCCCTTCTTTTACCATCGGTGGGATGACAGGGGTTATGCTGGCAGCGGCGGCTGCCGATTACCAGTATCATGATACGTATTTCGTAGTCGGTCACTTCCACTACGTCATCGTCGGCGGTGTCGTCTTTGGATTGTTCGCGGCTCTGCACTACTGGTGGCCGAAGATGTTTGGTAAAGTATTGAACGAAAAATTAGGTAAATTGGCATTTTGGCCGTTTTTCATCGGCTTCCACCTGACATTCTTCATTCAGCACTTCCTGGGGCTGATGGGGATGCCGAGACGTTACTGGGTATTCCTTGAAGGACAGGGGTTGGAAACAGGAAACTTGATCAGTACGGTCGGGGCCTTCCTGATGGCGATTGGAACCGTTATTTTTATGATCAACGTCATTTACACGTCCGTTCGTGAGAAGAAGGTCGACGGGGATCCTTGGGGCGGCCGTACGCTTGAATGGTCCATTCCTTCCCCTCCGCCGCACTACAACTTCGTACAGACGCCGTTGGTCCGCGGCCTGGATCCATTGTGGGTCGAAAAAATGGATGGAAAAGAGGGGATGACTCCGGCAGAACCACTTGGTGACATCCATATGCCGAATGCATCGATTCTTCCATTTACTATGTCTTTAGGACTTTTCATCGCCGGTTTCGGCTTCATTTATCAAGTCGATGATTCTTCCTGGTTGATCGCGGTCTTCGCAGGGATGGGAATCACCTTACTATCGATGCTGCTCCGGTCTGTAAAAGATGATCTCGGCCATCACATCCATAAAGAAGAGTTGGAAGAAGATATTAAGAAGGGGGTTGCCAAGAAATGA
- a CDS encoding cytochrome c oxidase subunit 3, with amino-acid sequence MSHEDVLNPKQMPHDPEKATLEGKNKFLGFWFFLGGETVLFASLFGTYLALNGSTQGENTPENLFGLELVFLMTMLLLTSSLTSVYAMYHMKNHDFGKMQAWLGVTVLLGLGFLGLEIYEFVHYIHEYEFTFRSSAFGSAFYTLVGFHGGHVLFGLSWIVTLMIRNQKRGLNLYNAPKFYIASLYWHFIDVVWVFIFTVVYLMGKVG; translated from the coding sequence ATGAGTCATGAAGATGTATTGAATCCCAAACAAATGCCGCATGATCCTGAAAAGGCCACCCTCGAAGGAAAGAATAAGTTTCTCGGTTTTTGGTTTTTCCTCGGTGGGGAAACGGTCCTGTTTGCGAGTCTGTTCGGAACCTATCTTGCTCTGAACGGCTCCACACAGGGAGAGAACACACCGGAGAATTTATTCGGTCTTGAACTTGTGTTCCTTATGACGATGCTCCTTCTGACGAGTTCATTAACAAGCGTATATGCGATGTATCACATGAAAAACCACGATTTCGGCAAGATGCAGGCATGGCTTGGAGTGACGGTGCTGCTCGGGCTTGGATTCCTTGGATTGGAAATTTATGAATTCGTCCATTACATTCACGAGTATGAATTCACATTCCGTTCTTCTGCGTTCGGTTCTGCCTTCTACACGTTGGTAGGTTTTCACGGCGGACACGTCCTCTTCGGACTCAGTTGGATCGTTACGTTGATGATCCGTAACCAGAAGCGGGGCTTAAACTTATACAATGCCCCTAAGTTTTACATCGCCAGTCTTTATTGGCACTTTATCGACGTTGTATGGGTCTTCATTTTCACAGTCGTCTACCTTATGGGAAAGGTGGGTTAA
- the ctaF gene encoding cytochrome c oxidase subunit IVB, translating to MAKKTYTKPVHKAEYEKKQHKEEMKQQVITFVLMIFFTLIAFGMVIMEVSSYFIIPILIVLAVVQVAFQLYYFMHMKNKGHDMPALMMYGGAAVALLTIITFTSIVWW from the coding sequence ATGGCGAAGAAAACATATACCAAACCTGTCCACAAGGCGGAGTATGAGAAGAAACAGCACAAGGAAGAAATGAAGCAGCAGGTGATCACCTTTGTGCTGATGATTTTCTTCACCTTAATTGCTTTCGGAATGGTGATCATGGAAGTGAGTTCGTATTTCATCATCCCGATCCTGATTGTTCTTGCAGTCGTCCAGGTGGCATTCCAGCTCTATTATTTTATGCATATGAAAAACAAAGGGCACGACATGCCGGCGTTGATGATGTACGGCGGAGCGGCTGTGGCACTCCTGACAATCATCACGTTCACCTCTATCGTTTGGTGGTAA
- the ctaG gene encoding cytochrome c oxidase assembly factor CtaG: protein MWLELQIFGFRALWSPFYLLFVLVLASVYYYVTGPGRKEGEARPSIVQQVLFYSGIVLLYTIKGSPVDLLSHIMFTAHMTQMALYYLLFPILIIKGVPVWIWEKVLTAGGIAPVMSFLTKPLLSLIVFNGLFSIYHMPPIFDFAKSSEWAHTLITTFILFTAFCMWLSVFPPLKRMDRLSPLLKIGFIFANGVLITPACGLIIFAGSPIYATYSDGGAWIQAMSLCVPADVLSGLSGTLTGPSYFSAMPVLEDQQLGGIIMKVTQEIIFGSVIAYIFFQWFNKEKDTIDPLPGTVGTET, encoded by the coding sequence ATGTGGTTAGAACTTCAAATCTTCGGCTTCCGTGCACTGTGGAGTCCATTCTATCTTCTTTTTGTCCTGGTACTGGCATCTGTCTACTATTATGTGACCGGTCCGGGGAGAAAGGAAGGGGAAGCGCGACCTTCCATTGTTCAGCAAGTGCTGTTTTATTCGGGTATAGTTCTCTTATACACCATTAAAGGCTCTCCTGTCGATCTCCTGAGCCATATCATGTTCACCGCCCATATGACGCAGATGGCGCTGTATTATCTGCTGTTCCCAATTTTAATTATTAAGGGTGTTCCCGTCTGGATTTGGGAGAAAGTCCTGACGGCTGGAGGGATTGCTCCCGTTATGAGTTTCTTAACGAAACCACTGCTTTCTCTAATCGTATTCAACGGCTTGTTTTCTATCTATCATATGCCGCCTATATTCGATTTTGCCAAATCCAGTGAGTGGGCGCACACGTTGATCACGACGTTCATTCTGTTTACAGCCTTCTGTATGTGGCTTTCCGTCTTTCCGCCGCTGAAACGGATGGACAGGCTGAGTCCCCTGTTGAAAATTGGATTCATTTTTGCAAACGGCGTCCTGATTACTCCTGCCTGCGGGCTGATTATTTTTGCCGGGTCACCAATCTATGCGACATATTCAGACGGCGGCGCTTGGATTCAGGCAATGAGCCTGTGTGTGCCAGCGGATGTTTTGAGTGGTTTGTCAGGAACGCTGACTGGTCCTTCTTATTTTTCAGCGATGCCGGTCCTTGAAGATCAACAGCTTGGCGGGATTATCATGAAAGTAACGCAGGAGATCATTTTCGGATCCGTGATCGCTTATATCTTCTTCCAATGGTTTAATAAAGAAAAAGATACGATCGATCCGCTTCCCGGTACAGTTGGAACAGAGACTTGA
- a CDS encoding DUF420 domain-containing protein, translated as MPILPTLSTFFIVISAVFVAVGWYLIIKDRKSAHRKVMLLAAVSALTFFIIYASRTVFVGNTSFGGPDEIKVYYTIFLIFHIFLATAGAVFGIVTLLFGFKKNIGRHRKIGPVTSIIWFFTAVTGVAVYLLLYIIYDGGVTTSMIKAILGT; from the coding sequence ATGCCAATATTGCCGACGTTAAGTACATTTTTCATCGTAATCAGTGCCGTTTTTGTAGCTGTCGGATGGTATTTGATTATTAAGGATAGAAAGAGTGCACACAGGAAAGTAATGCTGCTTGCTGCGGTCAGTGCACTGACTTTCTTTATCATCTATGCCAGCCGGACTGTCTTTGTCGGGAATACAAGTTTCGGTGGACCGGATGAAATCAAAGTCTACTATACGATCTTCCTCATTTTTCATATCTTCCTTGCGACAGCAGGGGCTGTATTTGGAATCGTGACCCTGCTTTTCGGGTTTAAGAAGAACATTGGAAGACATAGGAAAATCGGACCAGTAACAAGTATCATCTGGTTCTTCACCGCGGTTACCGGAGTTGCGGTTTATCTGCTTCTTTACATCATCTACGACGGCGGCGTGACGACGAGTATGATCAAGGCGATTCTAGGTACATAA